One genomic region from Knoellia sp. p5-6-4 encodes:
- a CDS encoding ABC transporter permease: MGKYIVRRLLQMIPVILGATFLIFAMVFALPGDPTAGKCGERPCSDAYVAKFREEHNLNDPLLVQYGKYLGKLAQGDLGTNFYGIPVKEELSKRYVTTGKLALMAIAWEAVIGIFAGVLAGIRKGRFIDNLVLVSTLFVISIPIFVIGATLQMFLGVRLGLFPVTVSPQATFYELLLPSLVLGSASVAYIARLTRTNMVENLRADYVRTAIAKGLTRRRAVGLHTLRNSLIPVVTYLGVDIGALLGGAIVTERIFNIQGVGGYLFRSIGARDGVAVVGTVTALVVVYLFANLLVDLLYGVLDPRISHD, translated from the coding sequence GTGGGCAAGTACATCGTGCGGCGACTGCTCCAGATGATCCCCGTGATTCTTGGCGCTACGTTCCTGATTTTCGCCATGGTGTTCGCCCTCCCCGGCGACCCCACGGCAGGCAAGTGCGGTGAGCGTCCGTGCTCCGATGCCTACGTCGCGAAGTTCCGCGAGGAGCACAACCTGAACGACCCGCTGCTCGTGCAGTACGGGAAGTACCTGGGCAAGCTCGCCCAGGGTGACCTGGGCACCAACTTCTACGGCATCCCCGTGAAGGAGGAGCTCTCCAAGCGGTACGTCACGACCGGCAAGCTGGCCCTCATGGCCATCGCGTGGGAGGCCGTCATCGGCATCTTCGCGGGCGTGCTGGCGGGCATCCGCAAGGGCAGGTTCATCGACAACCTCGTCCTGGTGAGCACGCTCTTCGTCATCTCCATCCCCATCTTCGTCATCGGCGCGACGCTGCAGATGTTCCTCGGCGTCCGGCTCGGCCTCTTCCCGGTCACCGTCTCGCCTCAGGCCACGTTCTACGAGCTCCTGCTGCCCTCCCTGGTGCTCGGCTCCGCGTCGGTCGCCTACATCGCCCGCCTGACCCGCACCAACATGGTCGAGAACCTGCGCGCCGACTACGTGCGCACCGCCATTGCCAAGGGCCTCACCAGGCGCCGCGCGGTCGGCCTGCACACGCTGCGCAACTCGCTGATCCCCGTCGTCACCTACCTCGGTGTCGACATCGGCGCCCTCCTCGGCGGCGCCATCGTCACCGAGCGCATCTTCAACATCCAGGGCGTCGGCGGCTACCTCTTCCGCAGCATCGGAGCCCGTGACGGCGTGGCCGTCGTCGGCACGGTGACCGCGCTGGTCGTCGTCTATCTCTTCGCCAACCTGCTCGTCGACCTCCTGTACGGCGTGCTCGACCCGAGGATCAGCCATGACTGA
- a CDS encoding sigma-70 family RNA polymerase sigma factor: MLARGAQQDGSAQGVDPLVVTLFTTEAARLVSLARFFVDDRTAAEDLVQEAFIRLARSSHRIQDETRAAAYLRSIVINLARDHNRRGLVSLRHRPPAVADEPSAEEQATGRESRREVVAALRGLPKRQRDCVALRYYLELPVPEIAETLGLSVNSVKTHLQRGLRSMAVALQEKHVPPQMGETR, translated from the coding sequence GTGCTCGCTCGGGGGGCACAGCAGGACGGGTCCGCGCAGGGCGTGGACCCGCTCGTCGTCACGCTCTTCACCACGGAGGCTGCTCGTCTGGTGTCCCTCGCCCGCTTCTTCGTCGACGACCGCACCGCCGCCGAGGACCTCGTCCAGGAGGCCTTCATCCGGCTCGCCCGCAGCTCGCACCGCATCCAGGACGAGACGCGCGCCGCGGCATACCTGCGCTCGATCGTCATCAACCTCGCCCGCGACCACAACCGCCGCGGGCTGGTCTCCCTGCGCCACCGGCCGCCCGCCGTCGCGGACGAGCCCTCGGCCGAGGAGCAGGCCACCGGGCGCGAGTCGCGCCGCGAGGTCGTGGCGGCGCTGCGGGGCCTGCCGAAGCGGCAGCGCGACTGCGTGGCTCTGCGCTACTACCTCGAGCTGCCCGTCCCCGAGATCGCCGAGACGCTCGGGCTGTCGGTCAACTCGGTCAAGACCCACCTGCAGCGGGGCCTGCGCAGCATGGCCGTCGCCCTCCAGGAGAAACACGTGCCGCCGCAGATGGGAGAGACGCGATGA
- a CDS encoding ABC transporter ATP-binding protein, with the protein MTTTESSTAATRGEARRQATADSAYKPKDGLLLEVDDLFVEFHTDDGVAKAINGVSFDLYQGETLAILGESGSGKSVTAQAIMGILDMPPARITGGQVRYCGQDLLTMPDEQRRKTRGPEISMVFQDALSSLNPVFPVGWQIAEMFRQHRGMNKSDALERAIKLMQRVQIPAAKERVKAYPHQFSGGMRQRIMIAMSIALDPAVLIADEPTTALDVTVQAQIMALLQELQEERQMGLILITHDLGVVADVADKIAVMYAGRIVERSDVYDLYRQPAHPYTKGLLESIPRLDLKGQNLAAIGGLPPNLMRIPPGCAFNPRCRYAQPVCTQDRPELREVLPGREAACHFSEEVLNG; encoded by the coding sequence ATGACAACCACTGAATCCAGCACCGCCGCCACCCGCGGCGAAGCGCGCCGGCAGGCGACCGCGGACTCGGCCTACAAGCCGAAGGACGGTCTGCTGCTCGAGGTCGACGACCTCTTCGTGGAGTTCCACACCGACGACGGGGTGGCCAAGGCCATCAACGGTGTCTCGTTCGACCTCTACCAGGGCGAGACCCTGGCCATCCTCGGTGAGTCCGGCTCGGGCAAGTCGGTGACGGCCCAGGCCATCATGGGCATCCTCGACATGCCCCCGGCCCGCATCACCGGCGGCCAGGTGCGCTACTGCGGCCAGGACCTGCTCACCATGCCCGACGAGCAGCGTCGCAAGACCCGCGGCCCCGAGATCTCGATGGTCTTCCAGGACGCGCTGTCGTCGCTGAACCCGGTGTTCCCGGTCGGCTGGCAGATCGCCGAGATGTTCCGCCAGCACCGCGGCATGAACAAGTCCGACGCCCTCGAGCGTGCGATCAAGCTCATGCAGCGGGTGCAGATCCCGGCGGCCAAGGAGCGGGTCAAGGCCTACCCGCACCAGTTCTCGGGCGGCATGCGCCAGCGCATCATGATCGCGATGTCCATCGCGCTCGACCCGGCGGTGCTCATCGCCGACGAGCCGACCACGGCGCTCGACGTGACCGTGCAGGCGCAGATCATGGCCCTCCTGCAGGAGCTGCAGGAGGAGCGCCAGATGGGGCTCATCCTCATCACGCACGACCTCGGCGTGGTCGCCGACGTCGCCGACAAGATCGCGGTCATGTACGCCGGCCGGATCGTCGAGCGCTCCGACGTCTACGACCTCTACCGCCAGCCGGCCCACCCGTACACCAAGGGCCTGCTCGAGTCGATCCCGCGCCTGGACCTCAAGGGCCAGAACCTCGCGGCGATCGGTGGTCTCCCGCCGAACCTGATGCGGATCCCGCCGGGCTGCGCGTTCAACCCGCGCTGCCGCTACGCCCAGCCGGTCTGCACCCAGGACCGGCCGGAGCTGCGGGAGGTCCTGCCCGGCCGCGAGGCGGCCTGCCACTTCTCCGAGGAGGTCCTCAATGGCTGA
- a CDS encoding ABC transporter permease: MTEATTIAVGQETHVADATEGGARSLTSDAWRQLKKNPIFWVSVVLITLFVVMAAVPQLFTSTDPTEAVLKDARMRPNSEAWFGRDIQGYDIYARTIYGARASILVGVFTTIGTVILGGLLGVIAGFSSGWGDTLISRITDVFLAVPLLLGGILFMSTFPNDANSAYLVVVFKVVLALTILGWPGLTRLMRSSVLQVKPNDYVQAARALGASPIRIIRSHILPNAMAPLIVVATINLGVYIALEATLSFLGIGLTPPAISWGVSISDALVALRTTPHILLFPSLFLSLTVLAFIMLGDAVRDAFDPKTR; the protein is encoded by the coding sequence ATGACTGAGGCCACCACGATCGCCGTAGGCCAGGAGACCCACGTCGCGGATGCCACCGAGGGCGGCGCACGCTCCCTCACCTCCGACGCCTGGCGCCAGCTGAAGAAGAACCCGATCTTCTGGGTGTCCGTCGTGCTCATCACGCTCTTCGTGGTCATGGCCGCGGTGCCCCAGCTGTTCACCTCCACCGACCCCACCGAGGCGGTCCTGAAGGACGCCCGCATGCGCCCGAACTCCGAGGCGTGGTTCGGCCGCGACATCCAGGGCTACGACATCTACGCGCGCACCATCTACGGCGCCCGCGCCTCGATCCTGGTCGGCGTGTTCACCACGATCGGCACGGTCATCCTCGGCGGTCTCCTGGGCGTCATCGCCGGCTTCTCCAGCGGGTGGGGCGACACGCTGATCTCCCGGATCACGGACGTCTTCCTGGCCGTCCCGCTGCTGCTCGGCGGCATCCTGTTCATGTCGACGTTCCCCAACGACGCCAACTCGGCTTACCTCGTGGTGGTCTTCAAGGTGGTGCTGGCGCTGACGATCCTGGGCTGGCCGGGCCTCACGCGCCTCATGCGATCGAGCGTGCTGCAGGTCAAGCCCAACGACTACGTCCAGGCTGCCCGCGCGCTGGGTGCGAGCCCGATCAGGATCATCCGCTCGCACATCCTCCCCAACGCGATGGCTCCGCTCATCGTCGTGGCGACGATCAACCTCGGTGTCTACATCGCGCTGGAGGCGACCCTGTCGTTCCTCGGCATCGGCCTGACCCCGCCGGCGATCTCGTGGGGCGTCTCCATCTCCGACGCCCTGGTCGCGCTGCGGACCACCCCCCACATCCTGCTGTTCCCGAGCCTCTTCCTGAGCCTCACGGTCCTGGCCTTCATCATGCTCGGCGACGCCGTGCGTGACGCCTTCGACCCGAAGACGCGCTGA
- a CDS encoding dipeptide ABC transporter ATP-binding protein: MAEAILTATDLVKHYPIKGGVLRRTVGHVKAVDGVSFELYKGETLGIVGESGCGKSTLGRLLMRLEEPTSGSLIFDGVDVYSQRGRAMRKLRRDIQIVFQDPYTSLNPRKTVGDIIGEPFDIHPDVVPKQGRRKRVQELLDLVGLNPEHINRYPHQFSGGQRQRIGIARGIALNPKVLICDEPVSALDVSVQAQVVNLMEKLQDELGLSYVFIAHDLSVVRHISDRVGVMYLGKMAEIGDEDQVYSRPTHPYTQALLSAVPVPDPTLRNKREQIVLQGDVPSPANPPSGCRFHTRCFKAQERCKVDVPELVNRPDGAGEHPSACHFAAPREIIETIDVSQVQTPAGGYATTADSI, translated from the coding sequence ATGGCTGAGGCCATTCTGACCGCGACCGACCTGGTCAAGCACTACCCGATCAAGGGTGGCGTGCTGCGTCGGACGGTCGGGCACGTCAAGGCCGTCGACGGCGTCAGCTTCGAGCTCTACAAGGGCGAGACGCTGGGCATCGTGGGCGAGTCCGGCTGTGGCAAGTCCACCCTCGGCCGCCTGCTGATGCGCCTGGAGGAGCCCACCTCGGGCTCGCTCATCTTCGACGGGGTCGACGTCTACAGCCAGCGTGGCCGCGCCATGCGCAAGCTGCGTCGCGACATCCAGATCGTGTTCCAGGACCCCTACACGTCGCTGAACCCGCGCAAGACGGTCGGCGACATCATCGGGGAGCCCTTCGACATCCACCCCGACGTGGTGCCGAAGCAGGGCCGTCGCAAGCGGGTGCAGGAGCTGCTCGACCTCGTGGGCCTCAACCCCGAGCACATCAACCGTTACCCGCACCAGTTCTCCGGTGGACAGCGCCAGCGCATCGGCATCGCCCGTGGCATCGCGCTGAACCCGAAGGTGCTGATCTGCGACGAGCCGGTCTCGGCGCTCGACGTGTCGGTGCAGGCCCAGGTCGTCAACCTGATGGAGAAGCTGCAGGACGAGCTCGGCCTGTCCTACGTCTTCATCGCCCACGACCTGTCGGTGGTGCGGCACATCTCCGACCGGGTCGGTGTGATGTACCTCGGCAAGATGGCGGAGATCGGCGACGAGGACCAGGTGTACTCGCGCCCGACGCACCCCTACACGCAGGCCCTGCTGTCGGCGGTGCCGGTGCCCGACCCGACGCTGCGCAACAAGCGCGAGCAGATCGTCCTGCAGGGTGACGTGCCCTCGCCGGCGAACCCGCCGTCGGGCTGCCGCTTCCACACCCGGTGCTTCAAGGCGCAGGAGAGGTGCAAGGTCGACGTCCCCGAGCTGGTCAACCGGCCGGACGGCGCGGGCGAGCACCCCTCCGCGTGCCACTTCGCCGCCCCGCGGGAGATCATCGAGACGATCGACGTCTCGCAGGTGCAGACGCCGGCCGGTGGCTACGCCACCACCGCCGACTCGATCTGA
- a CDS encoding metallophosphoesterase yields the protein MTATPAAAVAGLLLLLATGCTGTTAPAGGRPGDATSTPATGAPTGTGGGGTGTAGGGTGTVGGGAGADGGKPARSATVISVGDIAQCGNRGDDVTADITAKLLSSSKDAAVLTLGDHAYPDGSTEDFRTCYDPSWGRLTPRVRPAPGNHDYDTRDAAGYFAYFGKAAGERGKGWYSFNLGSWHLVALNSNCDEVGGCDAGSAQGRWLRDDLARNRSRCTLAYWHHPRFSSGWHGSSRRTADFWDALAKAGADVVLSGHDHDYERFAPQRPDGGAARDGIRQFVVGTGGAESRAFADRAPNSERRITGVHAVLRLQLTDGGYEWALVGADGASRPLDAGRGTCS from the coding sequence GTGACGGCGACACCCGCGGCTGCCGTCGCGGGACTGCTGCTCCTGCTCGCGACGGGGTGCACGGGGACCACGGCACCCGCGGGAGGCCGCCCCGGTGACGCCACGAGCACCCCGGCGACGGGTGCCCCGACCGGCACCGGGGGCGGCGGCACCGGCACGGCGGGCGGCGGCACCGGCACCGTGGGCGGAGGCGCCGGCGCTGACGGCGGCAAACCCGCCCGGTCCGCCACCGTCATCTCCGTCGGCGACATCGCCCAGTGCGGCAACCGGGGTGACGACGTCACCGCCGACATCACGGCCAAGCTGCTGAGTAGCTCGAAGGACGCCGCCGTGCTCACCCTGGGCGACCATGCCTACCCCGACGGCTCCACCGAGGACTTCAGGACCTGCTACGACCCCAGCTGGGGTCGGCTCACCCCCCGGGTGCGGCCTGCCCCAGGCAACCACGACTACGACACCCGCGACGCCGCCGGCTACTTCGCCTACTTCGGCAAGGCCGCCGGCGAACGCGGCAAGGGCTGGTACTCCTTCAACCTGGGCAGCTGGCACCTCGTGGCGCTGAACTCCAACTGCGACGAGGTCGGCGGCTGCGACGCCGGCTCCGCGCAGGGTCGCTGGCTGCGCGACGACCTGGCCCGCAACCGCAGCCGGTGCACCCTCGCCTACTGGCACCACCCGCGATTCAGCTCGGGCTGGCACGGGTCGAGCCGCCGCACCGCCGACTTCTGGGACGCCCTCGCCAAAGCGGGCGCCGACGTCGTGCTCAGCGGCCACGACCACGACTACGAGCGGTTCGCGCCCCAGCGGCCGGACGGTGGAGCGGCCCGCGACGGCATACGGCAGTTCGTGGTCGGCACCGGCGGCGCCGAGAGCCGCGCCTTCGCCGACCGCGCCCCCAACAGCGAGCGGCGCATCACCGGCGTCCACGCAGTGCTGCGGCTGCAGCTCACCGACGGTGGCTACGAGTGGGCGCTCGTCGGCGCCGACGGCGCCAGCAGGCCACTCGACGCCGGCAGGGGCACCTGCTCCTGA